A single genomic interval of Mycobacterium sp. DL592 harbors:
- a CDS encoding trans-acting enoyl reductase family protein: MTAEQREFDIVLYGATGFVGKLTAEYLAQAGGAARIALAGRSPERLLAIRDTLGDAAQSWPIITADASSPSSLNDMAARTRVVVTTVGPYSRYGLPLVAACAAAGTDYADLTGEAMFVRQSIDDYHKEAVDTGARIVHACGFDSIPSDMSVFALYRRAQQDGTGELGDTNFVLRGFSGGVSGGTVASMIEVFRASSNDPNTRRLFEDPYTLSQDRAAEPELGPQPDLPWRRGRDIAPELAGTWTTGFVMALYNTRIVRRSNALLDYAYGTRFRYAENMSVGSSILAPAVSAVATAANNGVVALGSRFFRLLPRRLVERIAPKPGTGPSDEAREKGYYRAETYTATTGGARYVATIAQQGDPGYKATSVMLGECGLALAFDRDKLSDLRGVLTPAAAMGDALLARFPAAGITLETARLN, encoded by the coding sequence ATGACCGCAGAGCAGCGTGAATTCGACATCGTTCTGTACGGGGCCACCGGCTTCGTCGGCAAGCTGACCGCCGAGTACCTGGCCCAAGCAGGCGGCGCAGCCCGCATCGCGCTGGCCGGCCGCTCACCCGAACGGCTGCTGGCCATCCGGGACACCCTCGGTGACGCCGCGCAATCCTGGCCCATCATCACCGCCGACGCGTCCTCGCCGTCGTCGCTGAACGACATGGCCGCCCGCACCCGCGTGGTGGTCACCACCGTCGGCCCCTACAGCCGCTACGGGCTGCCACTGGTGGCGGCGTGCGCGGCCGCGGGCACCGACTACGCCGACCTCACCGGCGAGGCCATGTTCGTCCGGCAGAGCATCGACGATTACCACAAGGAAGCCGTCGACACCGGGGCGCGCATCGTGCACGCGTGCGGATTCGATTCGATCCCTTCGGATATGAGCGTCTTCGCGCTCTATCGCCGGGCGCAGCAGGACGGCACGGGTGAACTCGGCGACACGAACTTCGTGCTGCGCGGATTCTCCGGCGGCGTCTCGGGCGGCACGGTGGCCTCGATGATCGAAGTGTTTCGGGCGTCGTCCAACGACCCCAACACCCGCCGGCTCTTCGAGGATCCCTACACACTGAGCCAGGACCGGGCCGCTGAACCCGAGCTCGGTCCCCAACCCGACCTGCCGTGGCGGCGGGGCCGCGATATCGCCCCGGAGCTGGCGGGCACCTGGACCACCGGTTTCGTCATGGCGCTCTACAACACGCGAATCGTGCGGCGCAGCAACGCATTGCTGGACTACGCCTACGGCACGAGGTTCCGCTACGCGGAGAACATGAGTGTCGGATCGTCGATCCTGGCACCTGCGGTCTCCGCGGTTGCCACGGCAGCCAACAATGGGGTGGTGGCACTGGGCAGCCGGTTCTTCCGGCTGCTGCCGCGCCGCCTGGTCGAGCGCATCGCCCCCAAGCCGGGCACCGGGCCCAGCGACGAAGCCCGTGAGAAAGGCTACTACCGCGCCGAGACCTACACCGCCACCACTGGCGGCGCACGTTACGTCGCCACCATCGCCCAGCAAGGCGACCCCGGCTACAAGGCGACGTCGGTGATGCTCGGCGAATGCGGCCTGGCCCTGGCGTTCGACCGCGACAAGCTCTCCGATTTGCGCGGTGTGCTGACCCCCGCGGCGGCGATGGGTGACGCACTGCTGGCCCGATTCCCGGCGGCCGGTATCACCTTGGAGACGGCCCGCCTCAACTGA